The genome window gcgatgagatggatgTATGATGAGACTGCCCTGAGAGATGCAAGATTTAGCTAATGTGACTATGTAGCATCAACAACGGATACGACACAATCACTTGGGAAAGAATGGTAGCTGTGAAACAAAAGGTTCTAAGGATATGGGACAATGCTAGCCCCACCGTGAGAATCTGTTGCATCAAGTTCGCGCAACGTGTAGTTCTGGCACAGACAGCGGCGACGGGTTCTGAGCTACGAGTATGAGTCAGTGATCTAGATAAATGGGGATGTCGCTAACGTATGGAAACAGTATGGTGGTACTCTAGATGTCTCGCTGGATAAAGTCCCCCCAAATCACCAGTCACTTGATCCTCGGAACTTGGAGGCTGAAGCGTCCGGACTCCTGGACCGAATGTTGGCAACTCTGCAGGAGAGCAGGTAAGAGGATCGCTTTTGACTGTAAATGCCCAAGTAACTAACTCTACGCGAAACTGCAGTGATGCTCTGCTCGTAGACGCAACGTTAAACTGCATGTCTATCCTCGTGAGGACACGACCAGGAACCTCGAACCGGGTCATCAATGCTCTTCTCAACTTTAACCCCCTCAAGCTCGCAAACTCTCCTCTAACCCCCAAGACCCGCGTCATGATTAGATCTATGGAGAAAACAACTCGAATGTTGCTCATCCATCTTGTGAAGCGAGATCCCAACAATCCAATGACTCCTAGGATACAGCAGCACGTAGAACGCATGATGCGTACCATGGCAGAATTTTTTGACGATTCTGGACGGAAACGCCCCTTCGAGCCAGCACCACAAGACGCCTACGACGCCAAACGACAGCGATTATCCCCAGCACAAATTCAAATACCACCGCTGGGCCCTGGCCCTCACAGCCTAGCAGATGTTTTCACACTCATCGACAATACTGCTCTCAAAAACTTCGATATCTCGCAAGTTCCCGCTCCTTTAGTCGCCAGGATCGCTGTCACCACACTGTCGAGACTTGACCCCCAAGTATTATCTAAAGCAGTCGATGGTATTCGTGGCCGTCTCGACGCCCTAGCCAATGCTCCGGCTCCTGAGTTAAATCCCAACACCGCCCCGTTGGGTGtagaggaagacgatgatgactATGAGCCTGATTTCTACCAGGCTGAGGACACAGAACAGATTCTCAACAAGCTAGATAGCTCACCCATGCATGATGCACCAGTATTGGACGATGGCCTTGCACTGAAGTcattccatcttcatcagccTAGCGCTCTAACCCCAGAAACGGCATTGACAGCAGGCAACGGAACAGTTACCCGGGTaattgagatgatgaagtcaCTAGAAGACCCAGCCAAGAAGAGTAAGGCTGGCTTCAGCAGATTAGCAGCTAGTTCTGGTAATCGGGATTCTTGGATGACAATACTGGCACGACTAGCAACGCGCTCTGTGGCCGGTCTCGAGGAAACCTCTATCAAAGAGGAGGGTAGCTCATCAGCACCCCAGTCTCTCAGCAACAATATTCGCGACGTTTTATATTCCTATGTGATGGAGGACTTCCGAAAGCATATCGATGTGGCGGTCTCATGGCTCTGTGAAGAGTGGTACAACGACAAACTACAACAGAAAAAGGGCGGCGATCGACCCTTGTACTACGAAAAGTGCTGCTTGC of Fusarium oxysporum Fo47 chromosome I, complete sequence contains these proteins:
- a CDS encoding uncharacterized protein (domain of unknown function-domain containing protein), whose protein sequence is MVAVKQKVLRIWDNASPTVRICCIKFAQRVVLAQTAATGSELRYGGTLDVSLDKVPPNHQSLDPRNLEAEASGLLDRMLATLQESSDALLVDATLNCMSILVRTRPGTSNRVINALLNFNPLKLANSPLTPKTRVMIRSMEKTTRMLLIHLVKRDPNNPMTPRIQQHVERMMRTMAEFFDDSGRKRPFEPAPQDAYDAKRQRLSPAQIQIPPLGPGPHSLADVFTLIDNTALKNFDISQVPAPLVARIAVTTLSRLDPQVLSKAVDGIRGRLDALANAPAPELNPNTAPLGVEEDDDDYEPDFYQAEDTEQILNKLDSSPMHDAPVLDDGLALKSFHLHQPSALTPETALTAGNGTVTRVIEMMKSLEDPAKKSKAGFSRLAASSGNRDSWMTILARLATRSVAGLEETSIKEEGSSSAPQSLSNNIRDVLYSYVMEDFRKHIDVAVSWLCEEWYNDKLQQKKGGDRPLYYEKCCLRLIDGFLPYLHPQDKVLTRFLSEIPELNKNLLSRVKHMCRDPSVVQLALTSLLYLVMMRPPVKEIALDTVQDIWTEFEESRPMAGKYLTKYRPTFMESARNAASESGQSASPAITA